A region of Diceros bicornis minor isolate mBicDic1 chromosome 31, mDicBic1.mat.cur, whole genome shotgun sequence DNA encodes the following proteins:
- the LOC131395617 gene encoding olfactory receptor 5M3 encodes MLNFTDVTEFILLRLTSHREWQVIFFIIFLVVYLITMVGNIGMIMLIKVSPQLNSPMYFFLSHLSFVDVWFSSNVTPKMLENLLSETKTISYSDCLIQCFFFIALAHVEIFILAVMAFDRYIAIGNPLLYGSKMSRVVCIRLISFPYVYSFLISLAATLWTYSLYFCGKIEINHFYCADPPLIKIACAGTFVKEYTMIILAGVNLTFSLSIIIISYLFILITILRMHSAEGRRKAFSTCGSHLTVVIIFYGTLIFMYLRRPTEESVEQGKMVAVFYTTVIPMVNPMIYSLRNKDVKEAMNKVITRVCLTK; translated from the coding sequence ATGCTCAATTTCACCGATGTGACAGAGTTTATTCTTTTGAGACTAACCAGCCATCGGGAATGGCAAGTTATATTCTTCATCATTTTCCTGGTGGTCTATCTCATCACCATGGTGGGTAATATTGGTATGATCATGTTAATTAAGGTCAGTCCACAGCTTAACAGccccatgtactttttcctcagcCATTTGTCTTTTGttgatgtgtggttttcttccaATGTCACTCCTAAAATGTTGGAAAACCTTTTATCAGAGACAAAAACTATTTCTTATTCTGATTGTTTAATCCAGTGTTTCTTCTTCATTGCACTTGCCCATGTAGAAATTTTTATTCTTGCTGTGATGGCCTTTGATAGATACATAGCAATCGGGAACCCTCTGCTCTATGGCAGCAAAATGTCAAGGGTTGTCTGTATTCGACTGATTTCCTTTCCTTATGTATACAGTTTTCTGATTAGTCTGGCAGCAACGTTGTGGACTTACAGCTTGTACTTCTGTGGGAAAATTGAGATTAACCACTTCTACTGTGCAGACCCACCTCTCATCAAAATAGCCTGTGCTGGGACCTTTGTAAAAGAATATACGATGATCATACTTGCAGGCGTTAACTTGACATTTTCTCTGAGTATAATTATCATATCATATCTGTTCATTCTCATCACCATTCTACGGATGcactcagcagaaggaaggcgGAAGGCCTTTTCCACCTGTGGGTCTCATTTGACAGTTGTCATCATATTTTATGGAACTCTTATCTTTATGTATCTCAGACGTCCCACAGAGGAGTCCGTGGAGCAAGGGAAAATGGTAGCTGTGTTTTATACCACAGTGATCCCCATGGTGAATCCCATGATCTACAGTCTGAGGAACAAGGATGTGAAAGAAGCCATGAACAAAGTGATCACCAGAGTATGTttaaccaaataa